TTCTAATTCATTTGCATTAAAGGCTTGTTTTAGAAAATCTATAAGTTTTGAAGCCCCTGGGATTATTAAATAAGGCGTTACCGTATGATAACCATCGGGGATAGGATTTACACGTTCCATATTACTTGACTAAAATCATCTTATAAATACTGCTTTGTCATACAATACTTACAATAATTAGCATAGTTTTTGCAAGACTTTTTACCCTTCACTTGCCTTCCTCTTTAGTATGATTATTTCACAACAATATAGTGAGATAATTTTTCAGCATGTATTTTATCTTTACTTACACTCTATATTCTGATGATACTATATGCAGTAATTTTGATGATGTTATTGCCAATATTGATCTCGATGAATACCCTCGGTACAAGTCATGCACGCCAAAATATATCTGAAGAAATCAATTACTTGTTTAGTAATTTAACACCAGACAATCTCGGAGTCAAAGAGCCTCATTCTGCTGATCAATCCAATAATCTTTTCAAAAAAGATGAGGAGTTTTCTAATACCGATTCAGTAGAGAACAATAATGATAATAATCTACCAATAAAATAGCGAGTTTTAAGGCAGTTGCGAAATAATAAAGATAAAGTAATAAACTTTAATCCTTAAAACTCACTACTATTTTATTTATTTTATCAATGCATATTGTTACTAAATGTAAAACGATAACTAAACGTAAAGCAAGGAGAGATAAGGAAGGTTTACTGCTTATAATAGCACAAAGCCAATAATTCTTTGAATTAATATTCTGATTGTAAATTATCTGATCTGTTTGGAGATAATTACGAGCAAATACAACGATGTTGCCTTGAGTGAAGTAGAATTGCAACGAATTCATTACATGTCATACTCTCGATCAAAATAATTCATGACTATATTAATCAAGATTGAAGGGAAAACATAACTACCTTGTGCATCAAATATCTCCAAATGCAAACAACAAGAAAATCTTCTTCTGTTATGTTAAGAGGATTCTGGTGTTTTTCAACTCCATATCCATAAGTTTGGTAGATAGGCACAGAACCAAATGTAATAGTTGATGCCGCACCAAGTAATTTCTCCTTTTAATGTTTAGGTCCAATCCATCAGAAAGGGTCATCATTGTATCAGCACTGTACTTCAATGAGGATTTGGCTTTAGAAACTTCAATATTTTGATATAAAATCGATGTTCCGATATTTACATTAACCTTAGTTTTTAGGCCTTTCCCTATGCCTATTACTTTAATATGCCTGCTTTCTTGCTATATTTTTTGGAATTATGATAGAACCGTTTAATGATAGAACCGTTTACAACATTCTTTAAAATAGAACTAGTATCAACTTGTTCATCTTTTGCTACTTGTTTCATTTCTTCAGTTGCAATCCCTCTTTTAGCTGAGTTAAGTAACCATTTTTTATTCTAATTTAAAAACGTACGTACACAGGATGTAGCGTATTTATTCAAATAAAAAAAGGAAAAGGGTGAAAATGATTTTACTTGACTATGATACTTCCAGCTTGCCCAGTATGGAACAAACATATATAATTGTAGGTTCCTGGTTGCTCAAAAGTGACTGAGAATTGACTAATTGGCGGCCATCCTGGTGGAGCCATACCTGGAGGGAATATTGGTCCGGAATTAACATACTTATCTGTACCCTCCATTGTATAGTTGCCGTTTAGTGGAAGACTTTCAACATTTCCTTGTGAATCTATTGCGTATGGATTTAATGCTCTATCGTTTACCCCGATGACAAGTCTTGGAGTATCTGGACCTTGCGGAATAATGGTGGGAGCACTGTTTGCATCTGGTGGAACAGGGCTTAATTGAGTAGAATTATCTATAGCGAAGGGGGCAATCAATTCCGCATAGGATTCGTTTGCCATTACAAATGTTACTGTGTGTGGTTCTGGTCCCTCTGTTGGATTAGTCCATATTACACTTTCACCCGCATTAATTTCTACTGTTTGAGGAAAATAGGCGTTTTGTGACAAAGAAACGCTTCCCCTACCAGCATCTACATGAATGGCAGAGCCAGTATTATTTGTTTGAAGTGTTGCATTGGCCTTTATGTCCGCTTGGGATGAATAAGATCCTAGAAGGATAATGAATGTGGCGGCGATAATAATACTTGAAAATAATGAATAATTTACCATCTTTTGTAGGGCAGTTTTATCTATTATTAAACTTTTAAAATTTGATTTGTCTATTGAGCTTTGAGAAATTATCTTAATTATATTAATATATTGTTTAAAAGATTTACTTCGCTTTAAACCATATGATGAGCAGAGTATGGTTTAGTTCAGTGTATGTGAATAAGAGAAATTAACACGGGTTACTTTTGCTTGTAGTCTAATTGTTTCTCCAATGCTCCTACTAATCCCGTATATAATACTACAAATACTTATAACGTTAGACCACCATCTGAAGGTACATCTACATACTACAATAATTCAACCTCGGATACGGATATATCAACCAGATAATATAACCAATAGCGAATTAACATATCTCTCATTTTATCTGTTTCTTTAATAGAATCATTCATTTGATGATAATTTATTGATCTAATAAACTAAAAGTTAATAAAAACAGATTCGTAATGAATTACTACACCCTATCGGTTGTTGTTTTTCACTACCCTATTCGAAGGTTTTTGAACTTGATTTGTTTTAAACAAAATCATATTAAATCAACAAATCCCATGTACCTCGTGGATTCAAAGCGTACTGAATTATGATTGTGTCTTTTGTTCCCACGTATGGTTGAAGAATAGTTTATTTATTAACATAAAAATCAAAATTACTGATATATAGAAGAAGGTATTATTTTTTGAATATATTCTTATGGCATTGAGAATCAAGTATATTATTTATTAACTGGAGTTACAAATTTCAAATAAGGTCCTAGAGAAATAGTATTAAAGGCTATATTCATGTGATAAGTATCTATCGTCAACAAACAATAGATTCGCAACTATTTGTTCCATCGAAGGTAGGCACAAAAGCATGAGACTTGGAAACCGTATATCTGAAAATTGACGGCGCCGTAAGATATTGATGCCTTTACTTCTAAACTAGGTTTGGTATTAAAGATGTTGGTATTTATAGCGATTTTTGTTGAATATCCTTGTTAAAGTCAAACTGGCTGCTTATAATAAAAGTCAAAGAATCCCACTACCGCAAGGAGATTAATCCCACGGATGAGAACTGTTACCCCCATGATACAAATTTTCTCAACAAGGTATGTCTACATTCCTACGGAATTGTCTCTTTTATAGAAAAAGGAATATCATCAGTATTTCCTTCAGATGTTATGTTGATCGGATTAAGTCCTTGACTTTCCAGTAACTGTGATCCATTTTTGGAAAGTATAAAGTTTACAAACGAGATTGCACCGTCCATATTCTTAACAGTCTTTGGTATGGTGATTGAAAAGTCGACTGGTTCACCATAAATTGTTTTCTGATCAGCTTTCAAAGTGTAATTTGCAAGTTTATACAAATCAGAATAAGTGGAATCACCCAGATTAATCTCTTTAGGTAAAGTGATGTAGGGAAGATCTCTTGATATAGCCTCGTGTTTGTATGCTATGACTGCATCCAAAGAACCCGTTTCTAACACTGTCTTAAGCGTTTCTTCGGGAAATATCTGTTTGGGATTTCTATCCTCTCCAAATATTCTATCCTTGATAGTTGAATCATTGTAATAGTTATTTGCTAAATCAGCGGTAATGATTCCATAGTATCCTTTTGGATCCAACTCAGGATCTGTTCTACCAAATTTGAAACCATCCTGAGAAACAACTTCATACCATGGAATTTCACCCATTCTTGCTCTCTCTAAATCACCAAAGTGTGGACTACTTGGTGAGTAAGCAATCACAATTTCAGCAGATCCAAACTTTAAAAGCCAATCTACTAGAGGAGGGGTAGTATCCATTAGCCTTGTCATTGGTACGGTACCAGCACTAACAAATACATCAGGTGTCCTGAATCCATCCTTAATCAAATTTGAAACTTGAACGGACCCTTTCCCTTCTCCGACGTATGGATATCCAGATTCACTTTGAAACGCAGGTCCAATTACCTCTTCAAATATTTTCACAAGGGATCCAGCATACATCACAAAGACTTTATCTTGATTATCGCCAGTTACAGTTCCTTTTGCACTTGAAAATTCACCAAGTAAATGTACTGAATATAATCCAATGATAACAAAGAGTATCAAGAATAAACCATTCTGCTTCTTGTTCGTCATTAAATAGTTAATTATAATATTCAATATTAGAACCCTGTTATTACTAGGAATTTATTTCCCCATGAATCCTTGCACCATAGATCAAAGAACAAATAAAAGCCTCGTTCCCCTATACCTAATGGATTCGAAGCCCACCGGGACCGCTCACCTTTTTAGTAACAGCTTTTGGTAAACAACCACGATAATTCAATTTTCAAATATATCTAGGACATCCGTAAACATGAATTAGTAGCTAATCTTGCAAGTCAAGAATAAGTTCCACCGGTATACACTAAAATAACTGAAATGGAAGGGTTTACATCTGGTATGCCATATAATGAAACAGTTGGTTTTAATGTACATCCGAGGTCAGATAACTCGAATAAAGTAAAAACCTGAATCCATTTTACAATTTTTTGAAAAAAGTTCTATTATTTGGGAAATTAATATCATTAATGAAGATCAAATTATGATCTAGTTCCTTCCAAAAAAAAGGGAAAGGTTGATTATGTAATACTATGAAATGAATCAACTAAAACAAATTCACAGTTTCCACAAACAAGGGACTCAGGGTCAATCCCTTAACCAAGGCGTCCTTATCATGTGTACTAAAAACAGTTCGTATTCCTTCCTTAGGCGGAGGTATAACTCGAAGTTTGACTATTTTTGTCATATGACATTCATTTGCATTTTCAGATTTAAAGAATAGCAATTTTTTCATTTTAACCAAAGAATGAAGAT
The Candidatus Nitrosocosmicus arcticus DNA segment above includes these coding regions:
- a CDS encoding phosphomethylpyrimidine synthase ThiC, which encodes MKVIGIGKGLKTKVNVNIGTSILYQNIEVSKAKSSLKYSADTMMTLSDGLDLNIKRRNYLVRHQLLHLVLCLSTKLMDMELKNTRILLT
- a CDS encoding cupredoxin domain-containing protein, yielding MVNYSLFSSIIIAATFIILLGSYSSQADIKANATLQTNNTGSAIHVDAGRGSVSLSQNAYFPQTVEINAGESVIWTNPTEGPEPHTVTFVMANESYAELIAPFAIDNSTQLSPVPPDANSAPTIIPQGPDTPRLVIGVNDRALNPYAIDSQGNVESLPLNGNYTMEGTDKYVNSGPIFPPGMAPPGWPPISQFSVTFEQPGTYNYICLFHTGQAGSIIVK
- a CDS encoding extracellular solute-binding protein, whose translation is MNIIINYLMTNKKQNGLFLILFVIIGLYSVHLLGEFSSAKGTVTGDNQDKVFVMYAGSLVKIFEEVIGPAFQSESGYPYVGEGKGSVQVSNLIKDGFRTPDVFVSAGTVPMTRLMDTTPPLVDWLLKFGSAEIVIAYSPSSPHFGDLERARMGEIPWYEVVSQDGFKFGRTDPELDPKGYYGIITADLANNYYNDSTIKDRIFGEDRNPKQIFPEETLKTVLETGSLDAVIAYKHEAISRDLPYITLPKEINLGDSTYSDLYKLANYTLKADQKTIYGEPVDFSITIPKTVKNMDGAISFVNFILSKNGSQLLESQGLNPINITSEGNTDDIPFSIKETIP